AGCAGCTGGTGCGGTTCACCGCCGCTCCGCCGCCGGCCGTGGGCTGGGCCATAGTCCTGTCGGCCCTACGACGCCGGGGCCGGCCCGCCAGCCACCGCGTGGCCTGGAGCCGCCGCCAGGAAGTCATCGCCACTCACAGGCTGGCTCAACCTGACCAACACGCCTGGCGCCAGCCCGTAGGGGCTTTCTGAACGTAACCTGAAGCGTCCGGCTGGGGGGCGGTGCTGCGCACCGCCAGCCGTCCTGCGGACGGAACGGCCACGATCCTGAGCACCACCGGCCGTCCTGCGGGCGGGAAGGCTCCCGTGGCACCTAACAGCGGCACCGACAACTGAAGAATGCACCCGCAGGCCAACGCCCCTTGCAGACTGCCGCCGTTCGGGCTATTCTGACTTCTGCATCCTGACTTCTGACTTCTTGAGGCTGCCCCATGTCTACCAACCGCGTCGCCCTGATCCAGTTCCCCGGCTCCAACTGCGAGTGGGAGTCCAAGCGCTCCGCCGAGGCCGTCGGCCTGACGTGTGATGTGTTCCGCTGGAACGCCGACCCCGGCGCCCTGACCGACTACGATGGCTACATCATCGGCGGGGGGTTCTCGTACCAGGACCGCGTGCGCTCGGGCGTCATCGCCACCAAGGCGCCGATCATGCGCACCGTGTTCCGCGAGGTCACCGGCGGGGGCAAGCCCGTGCTGGGGATCTGCAACGGCGCGCAGGTGCTGATCGAGGCGGGCCTCATCCCCGGCCTGCACCCCGGCGACGTCGAGATGGGCCTGGCGCCCAACTTTCACGACCCCGACCACCGCATCGCCGGCTTCTGCTGCCGCTGGGTGTACCTGAAGCACGCCTGCGCGCAGGGCCGGTGCGCCCTGACCAGCGAGATGCCGCAGGGCGAGGTATTCCCCATCCCCATCGCCCACGGCGAAGGGCGCTTCACCACCAGCAACCCCGACGTGCTGGCGCGGCTGGTCGAGAACGACCAGATCGTGTTCCAGTACTGCGACGAACAGGGGGAGCTCCGCGAGACCCGAGACGTGAACCCCAACGGCGCGCAGCTCAACATTGCCGGGCTGTGCAGCCCGGACGGCAACGTGCTGGGGATGATGCCCCACCCAGAGCGGGCGAGCTTCCTGCGGCAAATCCCCGGCGAACTCGGCGGGGAATGGGCGGAGCGCAAGGACGAGGCGTGGGGCGATGCGTGCGCCATGGGCAGCTCGGCACCGGGCCTGCTGGTCTTCTGGTCGCTGGCGAAGGCACTGGGCGCGGGTGTGGCGGTCTAGCGCACTGTTCCGGCCGTACTGTAGAACCCACCAGGGCAGGCGACCTCGCCTGCCCTGGCTGCTGTGGTGTGGGATGGCGTGTTGCCTTCAGGCGTTCTCGCCGCGCTCCAGGGCCACCCGCTGCTCGATGGGCCGCAGGTCCTCCACCCGGTTGATGACGCGCCCCGGGTTACCCACCACCACGACCCCCGGCTCGACGTTCTTGGTCACTACCGCTCCCGCCCCGATGAGCGCTCCCTCGCCGATGACCACGCGCGGCAGCAGCGTGACGTTCACGCCCACCCGCGCCCCGCGCTTGATCGTCGGCCCCTCCATGTACGGGGCGGCATCCTCCTGCAGGGGGTAGACATCGTTCGACGTGACGAGCCCCGGCCCGATGAACACGTCGTCCTCGATGGTCGTGTATTGCGTCACGTGGCAGTCGCAGTGGATGCGCACGTTGTTGCCGATCTGGCAGCGGTAGTCAATGAGCGAGGCGCTCCAGATGCTCACGTTGTCCCCGATGCGGTTCTCTTCGCGGATGATGACATTGTGCCCGGTCTGCAGGCCCGCGCCGATGGTGGTGCCACAGTAGATGATCGTGCCCGTGCGTAGGAAGCAGTTGGGGCCGAGGCGGAGAGTCAGGTCGCTGACGCGGCGCTGGGGGACGTAGCCGACAATGCAAGTGGGCTCGATGTGATGGTTCGGGCCGATGATGATGCCTTCATCCTTGGGTTCCATGGGGCGATCACTCCAGTGCGCGTGTTGGCGGACACTTCACCGCCTGCGTACGACACACCTGCCCCGACGCTCTGCGCGGGCCGGCGCGCCCGGCTCACTTCCCCTGGCGGAACGCGACGGGAGTCCCTGCGTCCCGGTCGACCAGGGCGAGCGCGGCCCGCGCATCCCGCAGGTGCTGCTCCAACACGTTCAGCGTCGGCAGGTGTCGCGGCTCGAAGGTCGTGGTGCGGTCGAGCGCGCTGGACTTGATGATGGTCTGCAGGCTGCGCATGCCATGCCGCAACCGGGCGGTCAGCAGCATCATCAGCACGCCGTGGTGCAGTTGCTGTACCTTGGTCTTGCCCAGTTCCCGACGGATCGCCACGGCCCGGTTGAGCAAGTAGCAGTCGCGCCCAGAGGCGGCGTGCTCGTCCACCGGGGGGACGCTCAGCACGCGCTCCAGCCGGCTGTGGAAGTCGGGCACCTTGTGCGGGATATTGACGGGACGGTCGGCCCAGCGCCCGAACTCCGTGTCACTCGTCCAGGTCCCGCCGATGAAGGCGAAGACGCACTTACCCAGTGAGCGTTGGGAGTGCCCATCCCAGAAGGCGGCGTCCTGCATGGGCATGAGGAAGCGGCTGACCCAACCGCCCTGACGACCGTCCCACAGGCAGTCGAACTCATCCCACTGCACGAAGGGGATCTTGCCCTGTAGCGACCAGCTCTGCACCTCCAGGAGCTTGTCCCGCAGGTGGTCGGGGCTGGTGAACTGCGAGACGTTGAAAGTCAGGCCCTTCAGGGCGCCGCCGACGGACTCCTGGAGCTGACTGACCAGGGTGGACTTGCCTGACCCCGGGCCGCCGAACACCGCAAAGCTGAGCACCCCCTCGCCGCTGCTCACGTGCTTGGCGATCCGGTGGCGCGTCACCAGCAACTCCTCCGCAAACTCCTGGTTGCAGATCTCGAACCGGCCCAGCGTGTACACGACGCTCTCGCTGTATTGTGCATCGGTGGCCTTCAGGAGGCCGATGGCGCTGTCGAGTGTCGGTGCGGGCGGTTCGTACGGGATGGGCAGGTCGGCTTCGGCGATCTCGGGCTCGGCCAGACTGGACCGGGGGAACAGCACGCCCCGTCTGATATCCTCCTCACAGTAGCCTCGGCGCAGCAGACGCCGGACGCAGACCAGGGCGCGTCGCGTCCACCACACCAGCTCGGAGTGCTTCAACTCCCCACCGAGGACATGGCAGAGCGTGGCCGCCATGATGATCCCGGCGCCCAAGACATCGCCGGCGACACGCTGTCCGAAGCTCCCCGGCTGGTCCCCCGGGAAGACCAGCAGCGTCCCCTCCCGGCCGGGAGCGTCGTTGCCCGGCCCCAGCACCAGGGCGCCGTCATTCTCTATCTGCACCACGACGGCGTCATGCCAGCCCTTCTTCTCGTCCCACAGCGTGGGGTCGTCGCAGAGGTACTCCAGGATGCGATGGCGTTGCGTCTGCCACGCCCCCGGCATGCGCAGGCTGCCCTGGGCCAGATCCTGCGACGGGCAGAACCAGATGCCCCGCCCTCCGGCCTTGGGCTCCCTGACTCTCTTCCAGACATCCGGGAACTTGGGCGGCCCGGCCACGGGATCGTGCGTCCGGACCAGGAAGCGACGTCCGGCCAGCAGTTCGGGCAACCACTCCTGGTTCTCCCTGAGCCATCCCTGGCGGAAATCGAGCACTGCGACCGGCGTGCCATCACCCGCGAACTCCGTGAGGGGCACAGGGATACACCCGCGGCACCTCTCGCCAACCGGGATGGCCAGACCGATCTTCCATACCTGGTCTCTCCCCCTGTCCTCGGCGGGGACTCCGGTCCAGTCCTCGTCCAGACACGCGTCCGGGTCCGGGACAGGCTTGCTGTCCCGCTCGCCCTCCTTGCGCTTGCGCCGGTCCTGCTTGGTCAGCAGGTAGATCGACTCCGGCGTGCCCTCCGGCGCCTCCGCCTCACCGCGGTCCAGGCGCTCATGCGGCCCCCCGACGAGGCTGGCCACTTCCCCTCCGAGGCATTCGACCAACTGACCCGCGCCGCCGCGCACCATGGCGATCTCGAAGTCGTCGGCCTCAACCCACGTGTCACGTAGACTGGCCGGCTTGTGCGGCAGCGACCTGATGAGCACGTACTGCTCCCAACCCCAGTCCCCGGTGACCTGTATCTTGGGTGGCATCGCCATCGGTAGTCCCTCCCGGCAGCAATATCACACATCGGATACTCCTGCGTCGTATTCCGCAGCGGAGCCCTTCTACCTCCCTCCGACGGCCATTGACTCCCCCTCTCGCTTTCCCTACAATCTACGCTAAGAAGGTAGAGATTGACCATGATGCAAGTGTCCCAGAAGACCCAGTACGCACTGCGTGCCATGTTCGAGCTGGCCCGCCGGCATGGTAGCGGCCCGACGCGCATCGGCGACATCGCCGAAATCCAGGCCATCCCCCCGCGGTTCCTGGAGGGCATTCTCAACCAGCTCCGCCAGGCCGGTCTGCTGCGCTCGGTGCGCGGCGCCCGTGGCGGCTATGAGCTGGCCCTCGAGCCGTCCGAGATCTCAGTCGGGGACATGATGCGCATCATCGAGGGGCCCATCAGCCCGACCGAGTGCCTCGAGGGCAGCGACGCCGACTGTCCGCTCTATGGCTCGTGCGCCTTCCTGCCCATGTGGCGCCGTGCCGCCCAGGCCCTGGCAGCCGTGTACGACGGCACCACCTTCGCCGACCTACTCGAAGAGGATGAGCGGATGCGCCAGGGCGCGCCGCTGAACTACGTGATCTAGCGCATGACCTCCACGCCACTTCCCCCCGACTTGCTTGCCAAGCACACCGCCCTCCGGAGCGTCCTGCAGAACATGCGGAGCGTTCTGGTCGCCTTCTCCGGCGGTGTGGACAGTTCGCTGCTGCTGGCGGTGGCGCATGAGGCGCTGGGCGACCGCGCCGTGGCGGCAACCGAAGTGTCGCCCCTGTACGGCGCCGAGGAGCTACAGCGCGCGCGGGAGTTCGCCGCGAGCCTGGGCGCCCGACAGGTGCTCATCGAGGCCCGGCTGGATGACCCCCAGGTGATCGCCAACCCCCCGGACCGCTGCTACTACTGCAAGCGGCACCTGTTCGAGACCTTGCTGGGCGTGGCAGAGGAGGAGGGGTTGGCCTACGTGGCCGAGGGCGCCCATGCCGACGATCCCCACGACCATCGCCCCGGCCTGCGGGCGGCCGCCGAGTTGGGCATTCGCGCGCCCCTGGCCGAAGCCGGCCTGACCAAGCAGGACATCCGCGACCTCAGCCGCCACCTTGGCCTGCCGACATGGAACCTGCCGGCCCAGGCCTGCCTGGCCTCGCGGTTCCCTTACGGCAGCCCTCTCACCGTCGAGAAGCTGGGGCAGGTGGCGGCGGCCGAGCGGGCGCTACACGGGTTGGGGCTGGGCGAGGTGCGCGTGCGGCACTATGGGGACCTGGCGCGCATTGAGGCACCCGTGGGGGACCTGCCGCGCCTGACCGGCGAACTCCGGGCGCAGGTCGTGGCGGCCCTGAAGGCGGCCGGGTTCATCTACGTGACCCTCGACCTCCAGGGCTTCCGCTCCGGCA
This window of the bacterium genome carries:
- the larE gene encoding ATP-dependent sacrificial sulfur transferase LarE, with amino-acid sequence MTSTPLPPDLLAKHTALRSVLQNMRSVLVAFSGGVDSSLLLAVAHEALGDRAVAATEVSPLYGAEELQRAREFAASLGARQVLIEARLDDPQVIANPPDRCYYCKRHLFETLLGVAEEEGLAYVAEGAHADDPHDHRPGLRAAAELGIRAPLAEAGLTKQDIRDLSRHLGLPTWNLPAQACLASRFPYGSPLTVEKLGQVAAAERALHGLGLGEVRVRHYGDLARIEAPVGDLPRLTGELRAQVVAALKAAGFIYVTLDLQGFRSGSMNEPLRR
- the purQ gene encoding phosphoribosylformylglycinamidine synthase I, which codes for MSTNRVALIQFPGSNCEWESKRSAEAVGLTCDVFRWNADPGALTDYDGYIIGGGFSYQDRVRSGVIATKAPIMRTVFREVTGGGKPVLGICNGAQVLIEAGLIPGLHPGDVEMGLAPNFHDPDHRIAGFCCRWVYLKHACAQGRCALTSEMPQGEVFPIPIAHGEGRFTTSNPDVLARLVENDQIVFQYCDEQGELRETRDVNPNGAQLNIAGLCSPDGNVLGMMPHPERASFLRQIPGELGGEWAERKDEAWGDACAMGSSAPGLLVFWSLAKALGAGVAV
- a CDS encoding Rrf2 family transcriptional regulator — protein: MQVSQKTQYALRAMFELARRHGSGPTRIGDIAEIQAIPPRFLEGILNQLRQAGLLRSVRGARGGYELALEPSEISVGDMMRIIEGPISPTECLEGSDADCPLYGSCAFLPMWRRAAQALAAVYDGTTFADLLEEDERMRQGAPLNYVI